The Populus alba chromosome 4, ASM523922v2, whole genome shotgun sequence genome contains a region encoding:
- the LOC118050775 gene encoding protein trichome birefringence-like 43, giving the protein MDAGSFAIRAALLLVSLAVHHRGIARGGGCDLYKGIWVRDEAYPLYDASRCPFIEKEFDCLKNGRPDRDYLKYRWQPKAGCNFPRFDGGHFLSQVLKGKSIMFVGDSLSLNQWQSLTCMLHVALPQANYSLVRTGDLSTFSFPGYGAKVMFSRNAFLVDMVSTSHGVALMLDSIKGGDLWKGIDVLVFNTWHWWLHTGRKQPWKFIQVGKARYHDMDRLVAFEKALSTWAKWVETNVDTAKTRVFFQGISPDHMNGSEWGEPDARNCEGQKDPFFKTYPAGHHPAQLVVEKAIGAMPKPVAVHLLDVTALSQLRKDGHPSVYGGHGGHRAMDCTHWCLAGVPDTWNELLYAALLRS; this is encoded by the exons ATGGACGCGGGTTCTTTCGCCATTAGAGCAGCACTGCTACTTGTTTCTCTAGCTGTGCACCATAGAGGGATTGCAAGGGGTGGTGGTTGTGATCTTTATAAAGGGATTTGGGTTCGTGATGAAGCATATCCTCTCTATGATGCATCGCGATGTCCCTTCATAGAGAAGGAGTTTGACTGTCTGAAGAATGGTCGCCCAGACAGAGACTACCTCAAGTATAGATGGCAGCCCAAGGCAGGGTGCAACTTTCCAAG GTTTGATGGCGGTCATTTCTTATCACAAGTACTAAAAGGGAAGAGCATCATGTTCGTGGGAGATTCACTAAGCTTGAATCAATGGCAATCACTCACTTGCATGCTTCATGTGGCTCTACCGCAAGCTAACTATAGCCTGGTCAGGACAGGAGACCTGTCCACTTTCAGCTTCCCT GGATACGGGGCTAAAGTGATGTTCTCCCGCAATGCATTTCTAGTTGACATGGTAAGCACAAGCCATGGGGTTGCTCTTATGCTCGACTCCATTAAAGGTGGAGATTTATGGAAAGGGATTGATGTTTTGGTCTTCAACACCTGGCACTGGTGGCTTCATACAGGGAGAAAACAGCC ATGGAAGTTTATTCAAGTCGGGAAAGCTAGATATCACGACATGGATCGCCTGGTCGCATTCGAGAAAGCCTTGTCTACGTGGGCTAAATGGGTCGAGACGAACGTTGATACTGCAAAAACCAGAGTCTTCTTCCAAGGGATTTCTCCAGATCACATGAA TGGAAGTGAGTGGGGAGAGCCAGATGCAAGGAACTGTGAGGGGCAGAAAGATCCGTTCTTCAAAACGTACCCAGCAGGACATCATCCAGCACAGCTGGTTGTTGAGAAAGCAATAGGCGCAATGCCAAAGCCAGTAGCAGTGCATTTGCTCGACGTCACGGCCCTTTCACAGCTGAGAAAAGATGGCCATCCTTCAGTCTACGGCGGCCATGGTGGACACAGAGCTATGGACTGCACCCACTGGTGTCTAGCCGGGGTTCCTGATACCTGGAATGAACTTCTCTACGCAGCTCTCCTTCGAAGTTAA
- the LOC118050777 gene encoding uncharacterized protein, with protein sequence MSSRRLRAFKRWMISQGIEWSNDTLQFIDTPEEGISVNALWDLKEGDLIAKIPKTACLTIKTSGAQDLIESTGLDGYLGLSVALMYEKSLGGDSPWAGYLQVLPDCECLPLVWSLDEVDLLLRGTELHKIVKEDKALIYEDWKESILPLLDSLPSNIDPKFFSVEQYFAAKSLIASRSFEIDDYHGFGMVPLADLFNHKTGAEDVHFTSTSSHSESDDDSDNSDTVDLDADSIGNKEPSSELDCSSVTGDDPSVLEMIMVKDVKAGVEVFNTYGLLGNAALLHRYGFTEPDNSFGIVNIDLELVQEWSSSLFSSRFSRARLSLWRRLEYRGCDSQSAEYFEISSNGEPQMELLILLYIILLPEDTYHKLDLAVSAANNHKGSIDTILSEKWNITWDKISEMRADLLLTESVCNALLWLADKRESLYGSSSIKDDIEALEKCCTKERKLYHSLILRASERRILEKLRTYAAVGARSHSSLKSIQREPKRKRSKRS encoded by the exons ATGTCAAGCAGGCGACTGAGGGCATTCAAGAGGTGGATGATATCCCAAGGCATTGAATGGAGCAATGACACTCTCCAATTTATCGACACCCCAGAAGAGGGAATCTCAGTGAATGCATTGTGGGATTTGAAAGAAGGAGATTTGATTGCTAAAATACCAAAAACTGCTTGCCTTACTATTAAGACAAGTGGGGCTCAAGACTTGATTGAATCTACTGGTTTGGATGGTTATTTGGGACTATCAGTGGCTCTAATGTATGAGAAGAGCTTAGGTGGGGACTCTCCTTGGGCTGGTTACCTTCAAGTCTTGCCTGACTGTGAGTGCTTGCCTTTGGTTTGGTCTCTTGATGAAGTTGATCTGCTCCTTCGTGGCACTGAGCTCCATAAG ATAGTGAAGGAAGACAAAGCTCTTATTTATGAGGATTGGAAAGAAAGTATATTGCCTCTTTTGGATTCGCTGCCATCAAATATTGATCCAAAATTTTTTAGTGTCGAGCAATATTTTGCTGCGAAGAGCTTGATTGCTTCTCGTTCTTTTGAGATTGATGATTATCATGGATTTGGAATGGTTCCTTTGGCTGACCT CTTTAATCACAAGACCGGAGCTGAGGATGTGCACTTTACCAGTACGTCATCTCATTCTGAATCTGATGATGACTCTGACAATAGTGATACCGTTGATTTAGATGCTGATAGTATTGGCAACAAGGAACCATCAAGTGAGCTGGATTGCTCTTCAGTTACTGGCGATGATCCCTCAGTGTTGGAAATGATTATGGTAAAAGATGTTAAAGCTGGAGTTGAG GTCTTTAATACATATGGTTTGCTGGGTAACGCTGCATTGCTTCACAGATATGGGTTTACGGAGCCAGATAATTCCTTTGGCATTGTCAATATCGATTTGGAATTGGTACAAGAATGGAGTTCCTCATTATTCTCTAGCAGGTTTAGTAGAGCAAGGTTATCCCTTTGGAGAAGATTGGAATACAGAGGATGTGACAGCCAGAGTGCTGAATACTTTGAGATATCATCTAATGGGGAACCGCAAATGGAGTTGTTGattttattgtatataataTTGTTGCCAGAGGATACTTATCACAAGTTGGATCTTGCAGTCTCAGCTGCGAATAACCACAAAGGATCCATAGACACAATTTTATCCGAAAAATGGAATATTACATGGGATAAAATCTCAGAAATGAGAGCAGACTTGTTGCTGACAGAAAGTGTATGCAATGCTCTTTTGTGGCTTGCTGATAAGAGGGAGAGTTTATATGGCTCAAGCTCAATAAAAGATGATATTGAAGCACTGGAAAAATGTTGTACTAAAGAGAGAAAGCTATACCATTCCCTGATATTGCGTGCGAGTGAAAGGAGGATTCTCGAGAAACTTAGAACCTATGCTGCTGTTGGTGCTCGTTCCCATTCCTCTTTAAAATCCATTCAGAGAGAACCCAAGAGGAAGAGATCTAAGAGGAGCTGA
- the LOC118050776 gene encoding uncharacterized protein has protein sequence MSGAPVKRSHEEGVYSSSKYPPHEDTGSNPKLTSGVSNEYHPPYEMGPDARAAKISRTESRDADRRSPLHSMYRMSPSSNESHMDSHSNVAPESRLESRDSKDSRDHRIENRDPRTDAREVYGEVKRDSQSVKNEKDARFDSRGDDNKEVKHDREAHIDPKDGFGAASSQVNWKESKEYHRGKRYLESPGGHVDPWHISRGNSQGPAEIGKESTNIEERDHVEAHEAVGENKLDSKGEDRFKDKDRKRKDLKHREWGDRDKERSDRRGNMQAGNNSAEGKESVKEEREAERWERERKDMSKDRERLKEREKDHLKRESGAGAEKESSHNEKESVDGTVRISEQENPVLEPKKQKDFDNWKNVDREAKDRKKEREADIEGDRPEKGSRMFGKESDDGLADGERISEREREVFNYGVQQRRRMLRPRGSSQVANREPRFRSHTQDTEGCQGKSEVSSVVYKVGECMQELIKLWKEYESSQSDKNGESSHKGPTLEIRIPAEHVTATNRQVRGGQLWGTDIYTDDSDLVAVLMHTGYCRPTASPPPPAIQELCATIRVLPPQDSYTSMLRNNVRSRAWGAGIGCSYRVERCCIVKKGGGTIDLEPCLTHTSAVEPTLAPVVVERTMTTRAAASNALRQQRFVREVTIQYNLCNEPWIKYSISIVADKGLKKPLYTSARLKKGEVLYLETHSCRYELCFTGEKMVKATQASQVHEETEKSHNHHPHSSNGEKTDSDNVLIDIFRWSRCKKPLPQKVMRSVGIPLPLEHVEVLEENLDWEDVQWSQTGVWIAGKEYALARVHFLSPS, from the exons ATGAGTGGTGCTCCTGTTAAAAGATCGCATGAAGAGGGTGTTTATTCTTCTTCAAAATACCCTCCACATGAGGACACGGGTTCAAACCCTAAGCTGACATCTGGGGTTTCAAATGAGTACCATCCACCATATGAGATGGGTCCGGATGCTCGGGCGGCAAAGATTTCCAGAACTGAGTCTCGAGATGCAGATAGAAGATCACCTTTGCATTCAATGTATCGAATGTCGCCATCTTCAAATGAATCACACATGGATTCTCATTCTAATGTTGCTCCTGAAAGCAGGCTTGAATCAAGGGATTCCAAGGACAGCAGAGATCACAGGATTGAAAACCGTGACCCAAGGACTGATGCGAGAGAGGTGTATGGTGAGGTAAAGAGGGATTCACAAAGtgttaaaaatgaaaaggatgcGAGGTTTGATAGTAGAGGGGATGACAATAAGGAAGTAAAGCATGATAGGGAGGCTCATATTGATCCGAAGGATGGTTTTGGTGCAGCAAGTAGTCAAGTGAATTGGAAGGAATCCAAAGAATACCATAGAGGAAAGAGATATTTGGAATCCCCAGGTGGACATGTGGATCCTTGGCATATATCACGTGGTAATTCTCAAGGTCCTGCTGAGATAGGAAAGGAAAGCACTAACATTGAGGAGAGGGATCATGTGGAAGCTCATGAGGCAGTTGGTGAAAATAAACTCGATTCAAAAGGTGAGGATAGATTTAAAGACAAGGATAGGAAGCGGAAAGATTTAAAGCACCGGGAATGGGGAGACAGAGATAAGGAAAGAAGCGACCGAAGGGGAAACATGCAAGCAGGCAACAATAGTGCTGAGGGCAAGGAGTCAGTgaaggaagagagagaagcaGAGAGGTGGGAGCGCGAGAGGAAGGACATGTCAAAAGACAGGGAAAGGttaaaagagagggagaaggacCACTTAAAGAGAGAATCAGGAGCTGGAGCTGAAAAAGAGAGTTCGCACAATGAAAAGGAATCTGTGGATGGAACTGTCAGAATCTCAGAACAGGAAAATCCAGTTTTAGAgccaaaaaaacagaaagatttTGATAACTGGAAAAATGTTGATAGAGAAGCTaaagatagaaagaaagaaagagaagctgACATAGAAGGAGATAGACCTGAGAAGGGAAGCAGGATGTTTGGCAAAGAATCCGATGATGGATTGGCAGATGGGGAAAGGATTagtgaaagagaaagagaagtttTTAACTATGGAGTCCAACAGCGCAGGAGGATGCTTCGGCCTAGGGGTAGCTCACAAGTGGCAAATCGTGAACCCCGTTTTAGGTCCCATACCCAGGACACTGAAGG ATGTCAAG GCAAATCTGAGGTATCCTCTGTTGTTTATAAAGTTGGTGAATGCATGCAAGAGCTGATAAAGTTATGGAAGGAGTATGAATCATCTCAATCTGATAAAAATGGTGAAAGTAGTCATAAGGGCCCCACTCTTGAAATTCGAATACCAGCAGAACATGTTACTGCTACAAATCGCCAA GTAAGAGGTGGACAATTATGGGGGACGGATATATACACAGATGATTCTGATCTTGTTGCTG TTCTCATGCATACAGGCTACTGCCGTCCCACTGCTTCTCCTCCCCCACCTGCCATCCAAGAGTTATGTGCTACTATAAGAGTGTTGCCTCCACAAGATA GCTACACCTCTATGCTGAGAAATAATGTTCGCTCACGTGCCTGGGGAGCTGGAATCGGTTGTAGTTACCGTGTTGAGCGTTGCTGCATCGTGAAG AAAGGAGGTGGAACCATTGATCTTGAGCCCTGTCTTACACACACATCAGCAGTCGAACCCACCCTTGCTCCTGTGGTTGTTGAACGTACAATGACCACCCGCGCAGCAGCTTCG AATGCATTGCGGCAACAGAGATTTGTGCGTGAAGTTACAATACAGTACAACCTATGCAATGAGCCATG GATAAAATACAGTATTAGTATCGTTGCTGACAAGGGTCTGAAAAAGCCTCTCTATACGTCTGCACGTTTGAAGAAGGGAGAGGTTCTATATTTAGAAACACATTCATGCAG GTATGAGCTCTGTTTTACCGGAGAGAAAATGGTCAAAGCAACACAGGCTTCGCAGGTGCATGAAGAGACAGAGAAATCCCATAATCACCACCCTCATTCCTCAAATGGAGAAAAGACTGACTCTGATAATGTTCTTATTGACATTTTCCGGTGGTCTAGATGTAAGAAACCACTACCGCAGAAGGTCATGCGGTCAGTTGGGATCCCATTGCCCCTTGAACATGTTGAG GTATTGGAGGAGAATCTAGACTGGGAGGATGTGCAATGGTCACAAACTGGTGTTTGGATAGCTGGAAAAGAATACGCACTTGCCAGGGTGCATTTTCTATCTCCAAGTTAG